Proteins encoded within one genomic window of Setaria italica strain Yugu1 chromosome IV, Setaria_italica_v2.0, whole genome shotgun sequence:
- the LOC101764736 gene encoding probable transcriptional regulator SLK2: MFATASRQLAKNLEHHTLNEHGLSKRYVRCLQISEVVNHMKDLIEFSHKNNLGPKESLNSYSKTIAKFQNMHDSRQLMAAASLANNQSNTKVMGVQQEASASVPSIINTKAQD; this comes from the exons AT GTTTGCCACTGCATCACGGCAGCTAGCAAAAAATCTAGAGCATCACACCTTGAATGAACATGGGCTTTCCAAAAGATATGTACGCTGCCTGCAG ATATCGGAGGTGGTGAATCACATGAAGGACTTGATTGAGTTCAGCCACAAGAACAATCTTGGTCCGAAAG AGAGCCTGAATAGTTATTCTAAAACTATTGCGAAGTTTCAGAATATGCATGATTCAAGACAGCTCATGGCTGCTGCTAGCCTTGCCAATAACCAGAGCAACACCAAAGTAATGGGGGTCCAGCAAGAGGCAAGTGCTTCTGTT CCAAGCATCATCAACACCAAAGCACAGGACTAG
- the LOC101768397 gene encoding uncharacterized protein LOC101768397, which yields MFNQQMNGAILGIPKLTKCLLITKQDVVNDMEKGKKSGSGRGYISWNDNMDKALLDTFVEYYNKGDRCQNGWKSHVYTTAIKNVREKCNVDISKDNIMARNKTFDKHYTIINGMLESSGFGWDWNKNKISVDSDAVWEEYVAKNKEASGYRHKTVLYWDSISLVFGKDHATGEAARTAPESSKDMSNFDMSKEDISNKEPTSSATSGSLKRQRSGDSFTSMMAEKMDKFAEALKEEAPKGPTSKEILNTLNEVQGLDEDTLLDLFDILTGDARKYESLLALSVGMRKRWLLKQLKK from the exons ATGTTCAATCAACAAATGAATGGAGCAATTTTAGGGATACCAAAGCTAACCAAATGTTTGCTGATTACCAAGCAAGACGTGGTCAAT GATATGGAGAAGGGCAAGAAGTCAGGCTCGGGCAGGGGTTACATTTCTTGGAATGATAACATGGACAAGGCTCTTCTTGACACATTTGTGGAGTACTATAACAAGGGTGACAGATGCCAGAATGGGTGGAAGTCTCATGTCTATACAACTGCTATCAAGAATGTCCGAGAAAAGTGTAATGTGGATATCTCAAAAGACAATATCATGGCGAGGAACAAGACCTTTGACAAACACTAcactatcatcaatggtatgctggaatcaagtggatttggttgggattggaacaaaaataaaatatctgtTGATAGTGATGCTGTATGGGAAGAATATGTGGCG aaaaacaaagaagcttcTGGGTATAGGCACAAGACTGTCTTGTACTGGGACTCAATCAGCTTGGTGTTTGGCAAAGACCATGCTACCGGTGAAGCGGCAAGGACTGCACCTGAGAGCTCAAAAGACATGAGTAATTTTGACATGAGTAAGGAAGATATTAGTAACAAAGAGCCCacatcatcggcaacttcaGGAAGTTTAAAGAGGCAACGGTCAGGTGACTCTTTTACCTCTATGATGGCTGAAAAAATGGACAAGTTTGCTGAAGCACTCAAGGAGGAAGCACCTAAAGGTccaacatcaaaagaaattctCAACACACTGAATGAGGTACAAGGATTGGATGAAGACACTTTGttggacctatttgatatcctgaCCGGTGATGCACGCAAGTATGAGTCTTTGTTGGCACTTTCAGTGGGGATGAGGAAAAGGTGGCTCTTAAAGCAACTCAAAAAGTGA
- the LOC101765010 gene encoding premnaspirodiene oxygenase, whose translation MALPVVHLLLLPLLAIVPLVFLSRAVSRRRGGAGGSARLPPSPWALPVIGHLHHLAGALPHRAMRDLAARHGPLMLLRLGEVRVVVASSADAAREVMRTRDLDFATRSMSRTVRLAFPRGTEGIIFAPYGHGWRQIRKLCTVELLSARRVQSFRSVREEEAARLLRAVAAAAAPPTPARAVNLSELITVYAADSAVRTIIGSSFKDRDAFLKLLERMVKMVAKMSLPDLYPSSRLAMLVSRMPGQMKRQRQELVSFIDNIVREHEENKAAGNDGDKEDLLDVLLRIQREGDLQVPITTDNIKSVVGDMLGTGSDTVATVLQWIMAELMRNPRVMQKVQDEVRCILAGRHQVTEDNLRNLHYMNLVIKETLRLHPPAPLLFPRDCRSSCQVLGFSVPKDAMVLVNAWAISRDPKYWDMPEEFVPERFEDSKIDFKGTDFEYTPFGAGRRMCPGIAFAFVNMELILASLLYHFDWELPCGMEAADLDMTEELGVTVRRLQDLQLVPVVRAPLPVE comes from the exons ATGGCGCTTCCGGTGGTACATCTCTTACTCCTCCCTCTCCTGGCCATCGTTCCACTCGTCTTCCTCAGCCGCGCTGTGtcgcgccggcgaggcggcgccggcggcagtgCCCGGCTGCCTCCGTCGCCGTGGGCGCTCCCGGTGATCGGCCACCTGCACCACCTCGCGGGCGCGCTCCCGCACCGCGCCATGCGCGACCTCGCCGCGCGCCACGGGCCGCTCatgctgctccgcctcggcgaggtccgcgtcgtcgtcgcctcctccgccgACGCGGCGCGCGAGGTGATGAGGACGCGCGACCTCGACTTCGCGACGCGCTCGATGAGCCGGACGGTCCGGCTAGCCTTTCCCAGGGGCACCGAGGGCATCATCTTCGCCCCCTACGGCCACGGCTGGCGGCAGATCCGCAAGCTGTGCACCGTCGAACTGCTCAGCGCCCGCCGCGTCCAGTCCTTCAGGTCGGTccgcgaggaggaggccgcccgcctcctccgcgccgtggcggcggcggcggcgccgccgacgccggcgcgggcggtgaACCTGAGCGAGCTGATAACGGTGTACGCCGCCGACTCGGCGGTCCGCACCATCATAGGGAGCTCGTTCAAGGACAGGGATGCGTTCCTGAAGTTGCTGGAGCGCATGGTGAAGATGGTCGCCAAGATGAGCTTGCCGGACCTCTACCCGTCGTCTCGCCTCGCCATGCTTGTCAGCCGAATGCCGGGCCAGATGAAGCGTCAGCGGCAGGAACTGGTCTCGTTCATCGACAACATCGTCCGGGAGCACGAGGAGAACAAAGCCGCTGGCAACGACGGCGACAAGGAAGACTTGCTCGACGTGCTCCTGAGGATTCAGAGGGAGGGTGATCTCCAGGTCCCCATCACGACTGACAACATCAAATCAGTGGTCGGA GACATGCTCGGCACGGGCAGCGATACGGTCGCGACAGTCCTTCAATGGATCATGGCTGAGCTTATGAGGAATCCGAGAGTGATGCAAAAGGTACAAGATGAGGTCCGGTGTATACTCGCCGGGCGCCACCAAGTAACCGAGGACAACCTACGCAATCTGCACTATATGAACCTAGTCATCAAGGAGACCCTTCGGCTACATCCACCGGCACCCCTACTATTTCCACGCGATTGTAGGAGTTCATGCCAAGTATTAGGGTTCAGTGTGCCGAAAGACGCCATGGTTCTCGTGAACGCGTGGGCTATTAGTAGAGACCCCAAATACTGGGACATGCCCGAGGAATTCGTTCCGGAGAGATTTGAAGATTCCAAGATTGATTTTAAGGGAACGGATTTTGAGTACACGCCGTTTGGGGCAGGGCGTCGGATGTGCCCGGGCATAGCGTTCGCGTTTGTGAACATGGAGCTCATACTGGCTAGCCTCTTATACCATTTTGATTGGGAGCTGCCGTGTGGAATGGAGGCAGCAGATCTGGATATGACGGAGGAATTGGGAGTCACGGTTCGACGGCTCCAGGACCTCCAGCTTGTTCCTGTTGTCCGGGCACCCTTACCAGTGGAGTAG